From a region of the Acidimicrobiales bacterium genome:
- the msrB gene encoding peptide-methionine (R)-S-oxide reductase MsrB has product MHNDSAATPTESELRGRLTPEQFHVTQEAGTERAFTGCYWDTKTPGTYHCIVCDTELFSSDTKYDSGSGWPSFYDAIDSGSVETHTDTSYGMIRTEARCARCGSHLGHVFPDGPAPTGQRYCMNSASLRLEPAEDAQ; this is encoded by the coding sequence ATGCACAACGATTCCGCCGCAACACCAACCGAATCCGAGCTGCGCGGTCGCCTCACGCCCGAGCAGTTCCACGTCACCCAGGAAGCCGGAACCGAACGTGCGTTCACCGGCTGCTACTGGGACACCAAGACCCCGGGCACGTACCACTGCATAGTGTGCGACACCGAGTTGTTCAGCTCTGACACCAAGTACGACTCGGGCTCGGGCTGGCCCAGCTTCTACGACGCCATCGATTCGGGTTCGGTCGAAACCCACACCGACACCAGCTATGGGATGATCCGCACCGAGGCTCGGTGTGCAAGATGTGGATCACATCTGGGCCATGTGTTTCCAGACGGCCCTGCGCCCACCGGCCAGCGCTATTGCATGAACAGCGCCAGCCTCAGGCTCGAGCCCGCCGAAGACGCCCAGTAG
- a CDS encoding YbhN family protein, translated as MFRRRWLVRTLKVTVMVAATYWLALPQLGRAYRAIGYLDDRGLALPIFGGLLAVAAVVAYAQVTRVLFDRSERPGIWLTLGIVTSALGVNRLLPAGAAAGTVVTFKLFGRAGIAKRQTGFVMAAQGLGSNLLLVLLVGFAMLAALPVYGFRAGYVTVAIAGAALVGLVLLLGDAFSNTRSWPRRLARVAGSPLGRIRPGLNPDRLVEVIDSTYEQARQIRKRREDLRSALVWGLANWILDAASLWVFLTMAGAKVTPQAAFLVFGLANVAALLPFTPGGLGVVDLTMTAALAGIGVPDPNAVIGVAAYRLSHYWLPIPAAALAYLLVRRHVERTAPAVAAA; from the coding sequence TTGTTTCGACGGCGCTGGCTGGTCCGGACGCTGAAGGTCACCGTGATGGTGGCAGCGACATATTGGCTTGCGCTGCCACAGCTCGGACGGGCCTATCGGGCCATCGGATACCTCGACGACCGCGGCCTGGCACTGCCCATCTTCGGTGGTTTGCTGGCGGTCGCGGCGGTTGTCGCCTATGCACAGGTCACCAGGGTCTTGTTCGACCGTTCGGAACGACCCGGAATCTGGTTGACCCTGGGCATTGTCACGTCGGCCCTGGGGGTCAACCGACTGCTGCCCGCCGGCGCAGCCGCCGGCACGGTCGTCACGTTCAAGTTGTTCGGCCGAGCCGGAATTGCGAAGCGCCAGACGGGTTTTGTGATGGCAGCACAGGGTCTGGGCAGCAATTTGCTGCTGGTGTTGTTGGTGGGGTTCGCCATGTTGGCTGCGCTGCCTGTGTATGGATTTCGGGCAGGCTACGTCACGGTGGCGATAGCGGGCGCGGCGCTGGTGGGTTTGGTGCTGCTGCTGGGTGACGCCTTCTCCAACACCCGTTCCTGGCCACGCCGGTTGGCCCGCGTCGCAGGATCGCCGCTGGGTCGCATTCGGCCCGGCCTCAACCCAGACCGCCTGGTCGAGGTGATCGACTCGACCTACGAGCAGGCAAGGCAGATTCGCAAGCGACGAGAAGATCTGCGCTCGGCCCTGGTGTGGGGTCTGGCCAACTGGATTCTCGATGCTGCGTCGTTGTGGGTGTTCCTGACGATGGCCGGCGCAAAGGTCACTCCTCAGGCCGCGTTCCTGGTGTTCGGCCTGGCCAATGTCGCGGCACTGTTGCCGTTCACGCCCGGGGGCCTCGGCGTCGTCGACCTGACCATGACGGCGGCCCTCGCCGGCATCGGCGTTCCAGACCCCAACGCGGTGATCGGGGTGGCCGCCTACCGGCTCAGTCACTACTGGCTGCCGATTCCCGCGGCCGCTCTCGCCTACCTGCTGGTCAGGCGACACGTCGAGCGCACAGCACCGGCGGTTGCAGCCGCCTGA
- a CDS encoding PilZ domain-containing protein has translation MDQIHDGELRVPMEAFGGRVTPGETVDIEIPADGSVATPGDPLAPGRFKSLVSGVEVSGEGVFVSLLLPPERGRRRMSDQRRAARARIERAATASVLDAQMHPGKLMETQVTNISATGMLIHCGEQVPAGSRLVASIDVADHLVNVIGRVLGTGPHDTVRVEFESLSDRALAAIAVEVANLTGADSPYSTSPQLAQLKVPRAVREAYEKGRNCRLERA, from the coding sequence GTGGACCAGATCCACGACGGCGAACTGCGCGTGCCGATGGAAGCCTTCGGTGGGCGCGTAACCCCAGGCGAAACGGTCGACATCGAGATTCCTGCCGACGGCAGCGTGGCCACTCCGGGCGACCCGCTGGCGCCCGGCCGGTTCAAGAGCCTGGTGTCGGGTGTCGAGGTCAGTGGCGAGGGCGTGTTCGTGTCGTTGTTGTTGCCGCCCGAGCGGGGTCGCCGCCGGATGTCGGATCAACGTCGAGCCGCCCGGGCACGCATCGAGCGCGCGGCCACAGCATCAGTACTCGACGCCCAGATGCATCCGGGCAAGCTCATGGAGACCCAGGTCACCAACATCTCGGCGACCGGAATGCTCATCCACTGTGGTGAACAGGTACCGGCGGGCTCGCGGCTGGTGGCAAGCATCGACGTGGCCGACCACCTCGTCAACGTCATCGGCCGCGTCCTGGGCACCGGGCCGCACGACACGGTCAGGGTCGAGTTCGAATCGCTCAGCGATCGAGCCCTGGCTGCGATAGCGGTCGAGGTGGCCAACCTGACGGGGGCAGATTCGCCGTACTCGACATCACCACAGCTGGCGCAGCTGAAGGTGCCCCGCGCAGTGCGGGAGGCCTACGAGAAGGGTCGCAACTGTCGCCTCGAAAGGGCCTGA
- a CDS encoding MerR family transcriptional regulator, with protein MSNAQHTEAGFSGKKTAEIVGISYRQLDYWARTDLIRPSLADAAGSGSRRSYSYQDLLELKVIKTLLDAGIRLETVRDIFSYLRTELGEDVASANLVISGTTPVLVRSGEEIIDLIKAGQGVLNVLPLAGVKEGLDAKIVELFPASFSSDAAVGG; from the coding sequence GTGTCGAACGCACAGCACACAGAGGCCGGGTTCTCGGGCAAGAAGACTGCCGAGATCGTCGGTATCAGCTACAGGCAGCTCGACTATTGGGCGCGCACCGACCTCATCCGCCCGTCGCTGGCCGACGCCGCAGGCAGCGGCAGCCGCCGCTCGTACAGCTATCAAGACCTCCTCGAGCTCAAGGTCATCAAGACCCTGCTCGACGCCGGTATCCGCCTCGAGACGGTGCGTGACATCTTCAGCTACCTGCGAACCGAGCTGGGCGAAGACGTCGCATCGGCCAACCTGGTGATCAGCGGCACCACCCCTGTGCTGGTGCGCAGCGGTGAAGAGATCATCGACCTGATCAAGGCCGGTCAGGGCGTGCTGAACGTATTGCCTCTGGCCGGTGTCAAGGAAGGCCTCGACGCCAAGATCGTCGAGCTGTTTCCAGCCAGCTTCTCGTCGGACGCAGCCGTCGGCGGCTGA
- a CDS encoding potassium channel protein, with amino-acid sequence MRRDRDGRLWSRPSPLRPFRDIGRVRRAVALLGLVVAASTVAYLMLGLGLEDALYQTLITITTVGYEEVGNDTGSATYRAVTAVVIILGVGSTFYTLGVLVESLVEGRLELVYGRRRMTKGIAKMNGHIVVCGAGRVGREIISEIAEAGKQFVLVDAVASQLNYPNDYAVIEGDATDDDILRSVGVERASVLVSALSNDADNVYVTLSARAMNPNLFIVARAHASAAEEKLLRAGADRVVNPQFIGGRRMATYTLQPNVAEFLDVSVHGQQVEWRLEEVTVSPDSPWAGKTVGDVRVRPNTGCLLLAVRTRGGHFVTNPPDDQVLEANSVIIAMGRPDELEHLHELAD; translated from the coding sequence ATGAGGCGAGACCGAGATGGGCGTCTGTGGAGCCGACCCTCGCCACTGAGGCCGTTTCGCGACATCGGCAGGGTCAGACGAGCGGTGGCCCTTCTGGGTCTGGTCGTCGCAGCATCGACAGTCGCATACCTGATGCTGGGGCTGGGCCTCGAGGATGCGCTGTACCAGACGCTGATCACGATCACCACGGTCGGGTACGAAGAGGTCGGCAACGACACCGGGTCGGCGACCTACCGCGCTGTTACGGCGGTGGTCATCATCCTGGGCGTCGGCTCGACGTTCTACACCCTGGGTGTTCTTGTCGAGAGCCTGGTCGAAGGTCGCCTCGAACTGGTTTATGGACGTCGTCGTATGACGAAGGGGATTGCAAAGATGAACGGGCACATCGTCGTGTGCGGGGCCGGGCGTGTCGGTCGCGAGATCATCTCGGAGATCGCCGAGGCCGGCAAGCAGTTCGTGTTGGTGGACGCAGTGGCTTCACAGCTCAACTATCCCAACGACTATGCGGTCATCGAAGGTGATGCCACCGACGACGACATATTGAGATCGGTCGGGGTCGAGAGGGCCAGTGTGTTGGTGTCGGCGCTGTCGAACGACGCCGACAACGTGTACGTGACCCTGTCGGCGCGGGCTATGAACCCCAACTTGTTCATCGTGGCGCGTGCCCACGCATCGGCCGCCGAGGAGAAGTTGTTGCGCGCCGGAGCCGACCGTGTGGTGAACCCGCAGTTCATCGGCGGTCGACGCATGGCCACCTACACCCTTCAGCCAAACGTGGCCGAGTTCCTCGACGTCAGCGTGCACGGCCAACAGGTCGAGTGGCGTCTCGAGGAGGTGACCGTATCGCCCGACAGCCCCTGGGCCGGAAAGACGGTCGGCGACGTGAGGGTGCGGCCCAATACCGGCTGCCTGTTGCTGGCGGTGCGAACGCGCGGTGGCCACTTCGTCACCAATCCGCCGGACGACCAGGTGTTGGAGGCCAATTCGGTGATCATCGCCATGGGCCGTCCAGACGAGCTGGAACACCTGCACGAGTTGGCCGATTGA